The sequence CAATGTTTTTGAAATTTCTCAAAAATAGTTTTGCTAGAAAATGCTTATCAAAAAACAAGGAGGGACGAGATGGGTTTTCCGGGCTCAATCAAGGAACTCCGGCGCCTGCTGGATCAGAACGGTATGCCCGGCATGGAGGATCCCTTGTGGGAAATGCTGGCTGATGACCACCGGATCGCCGTGCAAGAACTCTATCAAAAGCTGCTGAAAGAGCGCCAACGACTGGAAGAACTGTTGACTTGGGAAAAGAAATGGGGCAGCCCGGCGACCCTGGTCGCTGGGGTTGATGAAGCCGGCCGGGGGCCTTTGGCGGGGCCGGTGACTGCTGCCGCCGTCATCCTGGATGTTTCCGTGCCCATTCCGGGATTAAATGATTCCAAGCAGTTGTCTCCTGTGAAAAGAAGGGAGCTGGCCGGGCGGATTAAGGAAAAAGCGAAGGCCTGGGCGGTGGGATGGGCTTCCGTAGAAGAGATCGACCGGTTGAATATTAGACGAGCCAGCTTGTTGGCCATGAAACGTGCGGTGGCCGCCCTGCCGGTACAACCTAGTATCTTGTTGATCGATGGAAATGCCGAGATTCCTGATTTGGACTACAGGCAGCAAACGGTGGTGGGAGGCGACCGGGCATCTGCTTCCATAGCTGCCGCATCAATCCTGGCAAAAGTGACCCGGGATGCTTATATGGAGGACCTGC comes from Clostridia bacterium and encodes:
- a CDS encoding ribonuclease HII produces the protein MGFPGSIKELRRLLDQNGMPGMEDPLWEMLADDHRIAVQELYQKLLKERQRLEELLTWEKKWGSPATLVAGVDEAGRGPLAGPVTAAAVILDVSVPIPGLNDSKQLSPVKRRELAGRIKEKAKAWAVGWASVEEIDRLNIRRASLLAMKRAVAALPVQPSILLIDGNAEIPDLDYRQQTVVGGDRASASIAAASILAKVTRDAYMEDLHWRYPCYGFDKHKGYPTREHYAAIEKYGLSPVHRKSFRREKRLEQQIF